From a single Eleginops maclovinus isolate JMC-PN-2008 ecotype Puerto Natales chromosome 2, JC_Emac_rtc_rv5, whole genome shotgun sequence genomic region:
- the spi1a gene encoding transcription factor PU.1a → MMEGYVISSASEDIIPNEPESYRPPAELYPYLTNVGEIYEDHRWTFHSERVHPTDFENSPVNHLIELQSVSPQQLVQPYRFTSESLPLHLDPPLVPLSVSPQIPYYTPAMCYQYQASASPGRYYSEEEQRGVSPPFEVSEGEDELEDHNHSFRRDTSNKKKIRLYQFLLDLLRNGEMSESIWWVDQDKGIFQFSTKHKEVLASHWGTQKGNRKKMTYQKMARALRNYGKSGEIKKVKKKLTYQFSEDVLRNIYLRQYAH, encoded by the exons ATGATGGAGGGATATGTCATATCATCT gCGTCAGAGGACATAATTCCAAATGAACCAGAGAGTTATCGCCCACCTGCAGAGCTGTACCCCTACCTCACTAATGTGGGGGAGATTTATGAAG ACCACAGATGGACTTTCCACTCGGAGCGTGTCCACCCAACAGACTTTGAGAATTCTCCCGTGAACCACCTCATTGAGCTTCAGTCCGTGTCTCCTCAGCAACTGGTGCAACCGTATCGCTTCACCAGCGAGTCTCTGCCCCTTCACCTGGACCCACCActtgttcctctctctgtgtcaccACAG ATCCCGTATTACACCCCAGCCATGTGCTACCAGTACCAAGCATCTGCCTCTCCTGGACGTTACTACtcagaggaggaacagagaggagtcAGCCCTCCGTTTGAAGTATCAGAAGGAGAGGATGAACTAGAAGACCACAATCACTCCTTCAGGAGGGACACAA GCAACAAGAAGAAAATCCGCCTGTACCAGTTCCTCCTGGACCTGCTAAGAAACGGTGAAATGAGTGAAAGTATCTGGTGGGTGGACCAGGACAAGGGCATCTTTCAGTTCTccacaaaacacaaagaagtcCTGGCCAGCCACTGGGGTACTCAGAAAGGAAATCGCAAAAAAATGACCTATCAAAAAATGGCTCGAGCGCTGAGGAACTATGGTAAATCTGGAGAGATTAAGAAAGTAAAGAAGAAGCTCACCTACCAGTTCAGTGAGGATGTGTTGAGGAACATCTACTTACGTCAGTATGCTCACTGA